In Astatotilapia calliptera chromosome 23, fAstCal1.2, whole genome shotgun sequence, a genomic segment contains:
- the clic5a gene encoding chloride intracellular channel protein 5a, with amino-acid sequence MTDTATEEDKDPDIELFVKAGSDGESIGNCPFSQRLFMILWLKGVVFNVTTVDLKRKPADLHNLAPGTHPPFLTFEGEVYSDVNKIEEFLEGKLAPPKYPKLAAKNRESNTAGNDIFARFSAFVKNTKPDKNRALEANLNKALAKLDEYLISPLPDEADEGESTRKFLDGNELTLADCNLLPKLHVVKVVAKKYRNYEIPSEFKGLWRYLGNAYKQDEFINTCAADVEIELAYKDVARRLGK; translated from the exons ATGACGGATACTGCCACCGAGGAGGACAAAGACCCTGATATTGAGCTGTTTGTCAAG GCTGGGAGTGATGGCGAGAGCATTGGAAACTGTCCTTTCTCCCAGCGCCTCTTCATGATCCTGTGGTTGAAAGGTGTTGTCTTCAACGTCACCACTGTTGACCTAAAGAG GAAACCAGCTGATCTTCACAACCTGGCTCCTGGGACACACCCGCCCTTCCTCACTTTCGAAGGGGAAGTTTACTCTGATGTCAACAAAATAGAGGAATTCCTGGAGGGAAAGCTGGCTCCACCGAA GTACCCCAAACTTGCAGCAAAGAATCGTGAATCCAACACAGCAGGAAATGACATATTTGCCAGATTTTCAGCTTttgtcaaaaacacaaaaccggATAAAAATCGAG CTTTAGAGGCCAATCTAAACAAGGCCCTGGCTAAGCTGGACGAGTACCTGATTAGTCCTCTCCCTGATGAGGCAGATGAGGGAGAATCCACCCGCAAGTTCCTGGACGGAAATGAACTGACACTTGCTGACTGCAACCTTCTACCAAAGCTTCATGTCGTTAAG GTGGTTGCAAAGAAATACAGAAACTATGAGATCCCGTCAGAGTTCAAAGGTTTGTGGCGGTACCTCGGAAATGCTTACAAACAGGACGAATTCATCAACACCTGTGCAGCTGATGTGGAAATCGAGCTAGCCTATAAGGATGTCGCCAGGAGGCTGGGGAAATGA
- the LOC113016710 gene encoding suppressor protein SRP40-like, with product MDHSEGNVYENPEPAYRNQSSGEYELPYEAPYEDLSHLTPEYENTKVASRRIPAPPSIPAPEPPAEGRRGSTSSSSSSSSSSSSSHEKEEEKVELASSSGEEEVEEEKVEKEEEEENTQIEPLNELNWEMEVDKSRRSSSSSSSSSASEKETAKEKPVPDKDGPKVVLFVKVGKRKAQIR from the coding sequence ATGGATCATTCTGAGGGGAATGTGTACGAGAACCCAGAGCCGGCCTACCGGAACCAGTCGTCAGGTGAATATGAATTGCCCTACGAGGCCCCATACGAAGATCTTTCGCATCTGACTCCTGAGTATGAAAACACCAAAGTGGCCTCAAGAAGAATACCAGCTCCTCCTTCGATCCCGGCGCCTGAGCCTCCCGCAGAGGGGAGGCGAGGGAGcacgtcctcttcctcatcctcctcatcgtcttcttcttcttctcatgagaaagaagaggagaaagtgGAGCTGGCGAGTTCCAGTGGGGAGGAGGAGGTAGAggaagaaaaagtagaaaaagaggaagaagaggagaacaCACAGATAGAGCCGTTGAATGAGTTAAACTGGGAGATGGAGGTGGACAAATCACGCAgatcctcatcctcatcatcatcttcatcagccTCTGAGAAGGAAACAGCTAAGGAGAAGCCAGTGCCTGACAAAGATGGACCAAAGGTCGTACTCTTTGTTAAGGTAGGAAAGAGAAAGGCTCAGATCAGatga